The following are encoded in a window of Harmonia axyridis chromosome 7, icHarAxyr1.1, whole genome shotgun sequence genomic DNA:
- the LOC123685343 gene encoding homeotic protein antennapedia-like, with protein sequence MSSYFANNYMPDMRNGGVSAEHPHQHQHYGAAVQVPQGGGAVQTDPNACGDPSVVGLRQGIPPHHYGGPPAAGQPPQGMPYPGFPPYDRIDVRNAGYYGAQPQQMDGAQGYRPDSPSNMHMGNGAPSGHQKPVVYASCKLQAASVSPNCVLGPTGSPPLDTSQQMGNHHMGHHMQEQHPQHHQQPHHQQQHMLYGAQQNANMHPQAAHQQAAIPQPQGQQQANNTASSHRVHCILG encoded by the coding sequence ATGAGTTCTTATTTCGCGAACAACTACATGCCGGATATGCGAAATGGTGGCGTATCGGCAGAACATCCACACCAGCACCAACACTATGGTGCGGCAGTGCAAGTGCCTCAGGGAGGTGGAGCGGTTCAGACGGATCCGAACGCGTGTGGCGACCCTTCGGTGGTGGGTCTGCGGCAGGGCATCCCCCCGCACCACTATGGAGGCCCCCCTGCCGCCGGCCAGCCACCGCAAGGGATGCCATACCCTGGGTTCCCTCCCTATGACAGGATAGACGTGAGGAACGCAGGGTACTATGGTGCCCAACCCCAACAAATGGACGGTGCGCAAGGGTACAGGCCCGATAGTCCGAGTAATATGCACATGGGCAACGGTGCGCCCAGTGGACACCAAAAACCTGTAGTTTATGCGAGCTGTAAGCTCCAAGCGGCGTCTGTAAGTCCGAACTGTGTATTAGGACCGACGGGCAGTCCGCCACTGGATACGTCGCAGCAGATGGGCAACCACCACATGGGTCACCACATGCAGGAGCAGCATCCGCAGCATCACCAACAGCCCCATCACCAGCAGCAACACATGTTGTACGGAGCGCAGCAGAATGCGAATATGCATCCCCAGGCGGCTCATCAGCAAGCTGCGATACCTCAGCCTCAGGGTCAGCAACAGGCCAACAACACGGCTTCTAGCCACCGAGTCCACTGTATCCTTGGATGA